AATTTGGGATTTCGGCTCACCAGTGGATCACCGATCGGCCACGGCTCGCACGGTCGTCCCGTCTTCGCTGGTCAGGGTGAGGGTTTCCTGATCGATCCGGTAATCGACCGGACCCTTGAGGAAGCTCAGCATCCGCTTCTCGGCGTCCATGAGTGAGCCTTCGCACATCATTCGGGTCGTGGAAGGGGCGCCGACGGTGATACGCCCGTCGCTGACGGTGGCCTTGGCGTTGACGCGGTTGCAGGGGAGGCGGCCGGAGACGGACTTGGCCTCCGGGTCGAAGGTGAGGTGGGCGCGGTCCTGCTGGGCCGGGCTGGTCACGGTCCACCTGGTGCCGTACAGGGACGCGTCCTTCGCCCGGCTGAGCTTGACGGTGTCGCCCCCGGAGGTGGTGAACGTCAGGCCGTCGCCCTCGCTCTCGGTGGTGAGCGTGCCGGTGGTGAGGGCGCGGCCGAGGGACTTCTCGAACTCGACGGGCGTCTTGTCGCAGGCCTTCTCGGTGAACATGGCGTCGCTGAGCCGGACGCGTTCTCCCTTGACGTCGGCGCGCGCGCTGAAGGTGTTGCAGCCGGTGCTGCCCTCCGCCCCGCCGGCGTCGTCGATCCGGACCCGTGCCTCGTCCGGTGCCTTGTGGGTGGTGCCGTCGACGGTGACGCTGTCGATGCTCCACTGCACGCCGGTGATGGGCTTTCCGGCGCCTACGGAGGCGCTGCCGTCGTCCGCCTTCTCGCTGCCGCAGGCCGCGGCGAGCGGGACGAGCGCGGCGACGGCCGCCACGGTCAGGGTCTTCCTTCGCTGCTGCTTCTGCCTGTACATGGCGATTCGACGGAGGACTGGAGGATCCGGTTCCCCTCGCTCTCCTGGCGGCCGTCGCCCGGTCAGCCGAGCAGGGGCAGCAGCTCACCCAGGTCGGCCCGCTCGCCGCTCGCGCTCAGCTTCGCGTCGGCCACGGCGTCCTTCCAGGTCAGCCGCCCGGTGGCCAGCCGGACCCAGGTCAGCGGATCGGTCTCGACGACGTTGGGCGGGGTGCCCCGGGTGTGCCGGGGGCCCTCGACGCACTGGACGACGGCGTACGGCGGGATCCGCACCTCGGTCGAGGCGCCGGGCGCCTTCACCGCGAGCGCGTCGGCGAGCAGCCGGGTGGCGGCGGCCAGGGCCTGCCGGTCGAGGGGGATGTCGAGGCCGGGCACGGCGGCGGTGAGGTCGTCGGTGTGCACGATGAGTTCGACGGTGCGGGTGACGACGTAGTCGGCGAGCGGCAGCGCGCCCGCGCTGGTGGGGAGCAGCCGGCTGCCCGGGTGGGTGTCGAGATGCTCGGTGAAGCGCCGCTCGACGTCGGCGAGATGGGCGTCGAGGTCGGGGTGGTCGGCGGCCAGCCGCCGGGCGGTACCGGCGATGGCGTCCGCGCCGGCGGCGATCGCGAACGGCCAGTCGGGCAGCCGCCCGTCCTGCCGCGCGGGCTCGGGCTCGCCGAGCAGCCGGTCCACGGCGGTCAGCGCCATCCCGACGTGCGCGACCAGCTCCCGCACGGTCCAGTCCCCGAGCCGGGTCGGCAACGCGAGCTGCTCGGCCGTGAGGCCACGGACGGCCGTCCGCACGTTCCCGAACTGAGCGAGGACGGCGGCACGGG
The Streptomyces sp. NBC_01723 genome window above contains:
- a CDS encoding META domain-containing protein — translated: MYRQKQQRRKTLTVAAVAALVPLAAACGSEKADDGSASVGAGKPITGVQWSIDSVTVDGTTHKAPDEARVRIDDAGGAEGSTGCNTFSARADVKGERVRLSDAMFTEKACDKTPVEFEKSLGRALTTGTLTTESEGDGLTFTTSGGDTVKLSRAKDASLYGTRWTVTSPAQQDRAHLTFDPEAKSVSGRLPCNRVNAKATVSDGRITVGAPSTTRMMCEGSLMDAEKRMLSFLKGPVDYRIDQETLTLTSEDGTTVRAVADR
- a CDS encoding maleylpyruvate isomerase family mycothiol-dependent enzyme, with the protein product MPPARRRPRAYDPARTRAAVLAQFGNVRTAVRGLTAEQLALPTRLGDWTVRELVAHVGMALTAVDRLLGEPEPARQDGRLPDWPFAIAAGADAIAGTARRLAADHPDLDAHLADVERRFTEHLDTHPGSRLLPTSAGALPLADYVVTRTVELIVHTDDLTAAVPGLDIPLDRQALAAATRLLADALAVKAPGASTEVRIPPYAVVQCVEGPRHTRGTPPNVVETDPLTWVRLATGRLTWKDAVADAKLSASGERADLGELLPLLG